A window of the Trichoderma asperellum chromosome 6, complete sequence genome harbors these coding sequences:
- a CDS encoding uncharacterized protein (EggNog:ENOG41~TransMembrane:1 (o39-56i)), translated as MFLSVSRVLNILIRNAGVMTPPEGRTKDGFETQFGTNHVAHFLLINLLMPALLAGANSERFS; from the coding sequence ATGTTTCTATCGGTGAGCAGGGTTTTGAACATCCTGATCCGCAACGCCGGTGTCATGACACCCCCCGAGGGCCGAACCAAGGATGGCTTTGAGACTCAGTTTGGCACAAACCACGTCgctcattttcttcttatcaACTTGCTGATGCCTGCGTTACTGGCTGGAGCGAATTCTGAGCGCTTCTCTTAA